Proteins co-encoded in one Nitrospira sp. genomic window:
- a CDS encoding adenosylhomocysteinase → VTGNIHVIRGEHFAAMKDGAIVCNSGHFNVELDIPTLEKLAGARRVVRAGVEQFTLKKNGHRVNLLGEGRLVNLATAEGHPSSVMDMSFANQALSAEYIVKNYKRLEKKVYPVPPAIDKEIARLKLDGMGVSIDTLTTEQKKYLASWEMGT, encoded by the coding sequence CCGTCACCGGCAACATCCATGTCATCCGTGGCGAACATTTTGCCGCCATGAAGGACGGGGCCATCGTCTGTAACAGCGGCCACTTCAACGTGGAGCTGGATATCCCAACCCTCGAAAAGCTGGCCGGCGCACGCCGGGTGGTCCGTGCCGGTGTCGAGCAGTTTACACTCAAGAAAAATGGCCATCGGGTCAACTTGCTCGGCGAAGGCCGGCTCGTCAACCTTGCCACCGCCGAGGGGCATCCGTCCAGCGTCATGGACATGAGCTTCGCCAACCAAGCACTCAGCGCGGAGTATATCGTCAAGAATTACAAGCGGCTCGAAAAGAAGGTCTATCCTGTACCTCCGGCCATCGATAAAGAAATTGCTCGTCTTAAACTGGACGGCATGGGCGTGTCGATCGACACGTTGACGACGGAACAGAAGAAGTATCTCGCATCCTGGGAAATGGGGACATAG